A genomic stretch from Lathyrus oleraceus cultivar Zhongwan6 chromosome 2, CAAS_Psat_ZW6_1.0, whole genome shotgun sequence includes:
- the LOC127120168 gene encoding glyoxylase I 4 gives MEIEEVCETQALPLLSLNHVSLMCRSVWESMKFYEDVLGFVPIKRPSSFKFTGAWFYNYGIGIHLIQNPDVDEFDTYVNESRPINPKDNHISFQCTDVELVKKRLEEKGMRYVTALVEDEGIKVDQVFFHDPDGYMIELCNCENIPIIPISSCSASFKPRSHSFKRSPSKCGFIENVMMENLSLDMMNFAF, from the exons ATGGAGATTGAAGAAGTTTGTGAAACACAAGCACTTCCATTGCTCTCATTGAATCATGTCTCTCTTATGTGTAGATCAGTGTGGGAGTCTATGAAGTTTTATGAAGATGTTTTGGGCTTTGTTCCCATCAAAAGACCATCTTCTTTCAAATTTACTGGAGCATG gttttatAATTACGGTATTGGAATACACTTGATTCAGAATCCAGACGTTGATGAATTTGATACATATGTCAATGAGTCAAGGCCAATTAATCCTAAGGATAACCATATCTCCTTCCAG TGTACGGATGTTGAACTTGTTAAGAAGAGATTAGAAGAAAAGGGGATGAGATATGTTACAGCATTGGTAGAGGATGAAGGAATCAAGGTGGATCAAGTGTTCTTCCATGACCCTGATGGATACATGATTGAGCTTTGCAACTGTGAGAACATTCCAATCATTCCCATTTCttcttgctctgcctctttcaAGCCTAGAAGCCATAGCTTTAAGAGGAGTCCTTCTAAGTGTGGATTCATAGAGAATGTTATGATGGAAAACTTGAGCTTGGACATGATGAACTTTGCCTTTTAA